Within Oncorhynchus keta strain PuntledgeMale-10-30-2019 unplaced genomic scaffold, Oket_V2 Un_contig_1863_pilon_pilon, whole genome shotgun sequence, the genomic segment ACTGGCCACCAATAAAAATGTATCATGTCTTCAAAGTCAAAAACCTCCATTATCTTCCCccaaaatgtatatttctctgaAATAGGTGACTGGTGTTTCTAATTGGACAGACTACATGGAACCATGAACCCTTTGAATGCCACAGCATTGATAGACATATGTGTTTTGTTTTGAAAGGCAGATTTAATTGAGGAATGTATACAATCCATCCATAGGCCTGTCTGTGTGTTGCTGGGCAAGCGGGTTACAATGGCTGGCCATCTGTGGCAGTCTGAATGAGTACATAACAGCCTGGGAGGAATGCTCGGATCATCAGAACACAGAACTGCTGATGAGGGGAAATATTTGCCCCGGGATCGACTGATATGCATTTACAGAGGGCTTTATATCACCAATACATAGatacaacaacagaacaacagatccCAGCTGCATTACTCTACCTGTTACATGTAGTGGTTTGAAAACAAGGACCTATTTTCCCCATGTTAAAACACAGGCAGGCTGTTACTGTCAAATCTATGATCACTATGATTACCACAGTATCCCAATCTATCGATTGGTGTTGCATTGTTGCTGAATGTAGCCCATATTAGCTCAACTCAAATCACTGGCCTTCTACAGTTCAATATTCATTTCAATAGATGACTCCATGGTCGTTATTAGCGGCCTAGCCTACCCAATAACGCGCTGGAATCAAAGTGGTGCAATACCCCTTTATAATGACAGTATGTGTCGAGCTGCACAGTATATGTGTTGATCCTTTTGAGGTTTTGATGAAATACCGTCTGTCACCTGTGACAATAGAGAAGCTGCCAGACACGCATTGTGCTCCTTGGCACTGGCTATTGACCGGGATCAGCGGCATTGTGCTCCAGCGGCCGCACCATTTAACTCTTTGACCACACTGACCCAAGTTATTTAAATATATTAACCTTAGGCAGTAGACATCCTAACAGAATACCTATTGATACAGTCATTTATTGCAGGCTAAATCAAGTCAACATCACTCGCATTGGAATTGGTGAGCGTAAAAGTGGCTACTTGGCGTTCCCAAATAAGCACAAGGACAGGGTGCATGGATAGACTCCCCAAGCCTTGGCCACTTGAAGCAATATCCGGTGGTCACTGAAGCTATCCAAATGAAAGTGTTGGAAAATCCTACAGACCTTCCCAGGTAGAAagttccctccccttccccctcactCCCCATCCCTGACAGCTTACCAATCTCCTTTGAAAGCGGCCGGACAAAAACTTTTCCCCGGAAGCGTCGCGATCTGCGTTCTCTTATTTTCTCCCGCGGGGTTCGAGGCCAGGCGtgcgggagagaaagagagcgaacaagagagagagagagacagcgtgagGGTGAGCAAAGCGATGCTAGTCTAAGGGCGCGTGTGGAACCTGGAGATTGGGTCCCGCAAAGCGCAGCGGCTGCGTCCCGTGCCCAACCATCGCTACTGTCACATTGTGTGACCATCCATGAGTGCACGCGTGGGGGAGGGTGGGGGCGGCGTCGCCCACCCGTCAACCCCCCGTCACCTCCCATCCCACCCTGCCACCCTGCTCTTCCGAAATTCCACACCAGGACTCCAAAATTGTGCATGGCGTCTCCGCGCGCAGGGGGGAAATGATGGCCTTGACTATGTTGGAGAGTAGGCATAAATACATATAGATGAGTTATAGTACAGGACTGGATGTTCCTCTCCTATATTATCTGTACTATCTGAACATCTTCTTTGTGCACTTTGTATATTTTTTGTATTACTCTATTTTACATTTATGCTATctgaaaataatatatataatacatcACATCTCATGATTAAGTGCTGGGATGTGCTTCCTCAGGCCCACTAACACAACCACATGATTTACAAACATCTGACCACCCACCATCACCCAAATTGTGAAATGCAGCTTTGCTAAAATGTGTCTCAATGATCAGACAGTATATCAAATATCTAATGTTTTTATTTCACTCgtttttaaaacacacacacatcctctgtagGTCATTGCGTAAGCCTTTACTCGTAGTACTCTACTGTGATCCTGCGAATGCCATTGTCAGTGTATTTACAATGTTATCTCTTCATTACCAACATCACAATTCCATAGGAGCAAtacaaactgtctgtctgtctgtctgtctgtctgtctgtctgtctgtctgtctgtctgtctgtctgtctgtctgtctgtctgtctgtctgtctttgcctGTGAGTGGTCAATGGCCATGTGTGAatattggccactagatggcgtAGTGACTCCAATGACTGAAGCGTGGAAGGAGATCTTCTGTGCATGTCTGGAGTGGACTACACAGTGTTTACACATGTTTATGAttcggtgtgtttgtgtgtgtactgtaggctACTTATGTTTTGCACgtctgtgtgtgcatatgtacgCTATGTCTATAGCTCCTCCGTCCTCACACCGCCTTGCTGCAGGTGGACCCAGACGAAGAGGACGACAACAACTTCTCATTCTTCTTGTTCTGCTGCAGAGTCTTGTCTTTGGAAGAGGTTGAGAAACAGTTTGCACCCTTCCCTTTCTGTTTCCCCCCTCTGCGCCGTGATGACGGGCACCGAGCGATAGCCTTGGcgaccaggtaggccagttcggCCATGTTGAGAGCCATACAGACGCAGGAGGAGGCGGCCATGAAAACGGTGAAGACAGTTTTTTCTGTGGGGCGGGAGACAAAGCAGTCCACCACATTAGGACAGGGCCACTGGTCACACTGGACCAGCCTGGGCATCTGGAAGCCGTCGTACAACACGTACAGAGCATACCTGGAGAACGAAGGGGAAGAAAAAGGCTTAGAACTACAGATGTAGCATCTTTATTTCAGCCAGTTTGCAACAGCGGGTAAATAATcctacagcaacaggaaatgtgaattttgttgattataattcatggacatttttgtaggggttgatatattTTTCGTAAAGGGAAAATCAtgtctgacatttcaaagtggaaattacaaacttcagaagcctttttaacctcaaatacactacaagatttacatttcctgcattgcggGAATATTCTCccgcaacagggtgatcaaattaagatcctacacttGTACATGGTGATGTCATGAATCTTGAGGAAGTGTATCGACATCTTATTCTTAAGCGTTTGTATGTAATGGAGGTGGTTCATTGAGCTACACTCAAGTAACTTGTCTGCCTGAAATAAAGACTTGTTAGGCTTTGCTCAGTGAGCTAACACAGTACGTACATGAAGCCTCCCTCGAAAAGCAGGCGGAAGACCAGACTACAGGCGTACGTCCACCACAGCGGCCCGGCGATTGGCAACCTCCGCCTCCTCAGGCTCTCTAGCTCAGCCTCCTCGGCCGCCTGGGCCTTGTCGCTGCGGCAACGCCCCCCGACTGAACCCTGCTGCAGGACCTGGCGTTTGTCGCTGTGATTACGGTAGGCCACGTACATGGCGACAAGGAGAGCGGGCGTGGAGACGAAGATAAGCTGCAGACACCAGAGCCTAATGTGGGACACGGGGAAGAAGTGGTCGTAGCAGACGTTCTCGCAGCCCGGCTGCAGGGTGTTGCAGACAAAGTCACTCTGTTCGTCCCCCCAGACGCTTTCGGCCGCCAGGACCAGCACGGTGACACGGAAGATGAAGAGGACAGACAGCCACACCTTCCCCAGGCTGGTGGAGTGGCGGTTCACACCAGCCAGCTGGGTGTACAGTGTCCCCCAGGTCATCTCTCCTGCTCCTCTGGCCCAGGACACACACCTCTACCCTgtggagagaccagaggagagagggggtgagaggtggATCTAAGTAGGGAGAgttggagggaagagagaggaaggaggagataaGAAAACATTAGgtgcctcctgggtggcgcagtggtctagggcactgcatcgcagggctagctgtgccaccagagactctgggttcgagcccaggctctgtcgcagccggccgcgaccgggaggttggcctagcgttgtccgggttagggagggtttggccggtagggatatccttgtcttatcgcgcactagcaactcctgtggcgcagtgcacgctaaccaggtcgccaggtgcacggtgtttcctctgacacattggtgcggctggcttccgggttggatgcgcgctgtgttaagaagcagtgcggcttggttgggttgtgtttcggaggatgcatggctttcgaccttcgtctctcccgagcccgtacgggagttgtagtgatgagacaagatagtaactactaacaattggataccacgaaattggggagaaaagggggtaaaatcaaaaaatttaaaaaattaaaaacattaGGTACAGGGTCCCCAAGCTTATTGTTCCTCTGTTGCCAAGGAATAATCCACTCTACtctagggagagaggagaggagaggagaagcgGGGTGTAAGttgaggttaaaaaaaataaatagagagggaggagaataagaatgagatgagaggaggaagtatagagatgagaggaggaggagagagacagagaaagagaactgAATACAGTTGCTTGGCTAGACCAGTGCCAATGTTATAATGAACTATTGATCCAGCCAACATTTCTAATGTACTTCACTCTTAGAAAATAGGGGTTCTTTGTCTTTCCCCATAAGAGAAcagtttttggttccaggtagaaccctttttggttccaggtcaaACCCTGGAaagggttcttcatggaaccgaaaagggttctacaaaggtttctcctatggggacagccgaagaacccttttaggttccccCTAAGAGTGTACAGCTGAGCTATATAGCCGTACTAAGTTTTAATAACTGCACTATAACTGCACGTTACATTCACCTCTCGAAGACACAcaatattcacatcaatgggGTTTACATGCTATAGTAATAAAATATCAATAAGTTGAAGTGTTGTTTTATTATTCACTTCATAAGTTGTTTTTAACGTGACTTTGAGATTCAATGTGTAATGAAAGGCCCTATATAAAATacatctattattattatgataggTCAATTCAAGACATTGTGCatgaaattattattttcaaccCCATAATACTTTCATCATGTGAtaacaaaaatacattttacacAACACGTCTCCAaagtttttaaaatgtttcaTCTAATGAAATAAACAGAGAAAAAGAAGTCATCTGACAGAGAACAGAGCAACACATCAGCCTGTCTTCCTCACCTTTTCTCTCCTGAGTGTCAGGGAGGCTCCATGTATCCCTACTTCTTCTGCTTGGTTCACTCTGCCATAGTCAGATCCAACAGAGCTCCAGGGAGAGGCCGTCTAGGGTGAGACGCTGACTAGAACTGATGTGCTCTGAGCGCTCTCAGAGACGCACCTGAACTTGTGGATTCACCTACGTGACGTCAGTTTCGGTGCGGAGCTGAAATCTGGAGCGACAACAAGTGCAGTTTGAGTGAGTCTTGAGCGGATGTTCCTCTGTATAAGAAACACACAAGCCATAGATGTTGCGCTGATCTGCATCCTTCTCTGCTTCACTCAAATATatttatgcgtgtgtgtgtgtgtgtgtgtgtatatatatactgactgaGGAGGAGTTCATTCAGTCAGTTTATCAAAAGAGGTTTTGTTTTGCTTTCTTGTGGTTCTAACCAAACAGCGAATCGCACATTGGGTGTTTAAACTTTTTTGGGTGTGTGGATACACAAACAAGGTCTTGATGTCTTTACACTCAAATGTGGTCAAAATGTTGACCTCAGGGAATGTTTAACACACGAGGATTTTTTTTGCTAAAACTAGACTTAAACACTCCACAAAACacatctcagttcactggtcacgatggcaacacccacccgtagcacgcgcttcagcaggtgtatctcactgatcatccctaaagccaacacctcatttggcagcctttccttccagttctctgctgcctgtgactggaacaaattgcaaaaatcgctgaagttggagacttttatctccctcaccaacttcaaacatcagctatctgaacaGCTAACCGAtggctgcagctgtacatagtccatcggtaaatagcccacccaatttacttacctcatccctatactgtttttatttatttacttttctgctattttgcacaccagtatctctacctgcacatgaccatctgatcatttatcactccagtgttaatctgctaaattgtaattattcactccaatgacctatttattgcctacctcctcatgccttttgcacacaatgtatatagactctttgttctactgtgttattgacttgtttattgtttactccatgtgtaactctgtgtctgttcacactgctatgctttatcttggccaggtcacagttgtaaatgacaatttgttctcaactagcctacctggttaaataaaggttaaataaaatcaaataaataaacattgaACCCAACCCCATCCCACCCCCATCCAGGTGCTTGCAAGATCCAGTTTGTTCATGCACCTTGGTTGAACTGCATTGTAGCAGTGTACAGTATTCCACCCCGAACACTCCCCTTCTGTCTGAGTGGCTCAGTGGACGAAGTGAAACACTTTCCTTTCTATTCATCTCTCTGTtcttccctcccttcatccctcactACCAAACTGCTCCCACCAGATTGGGTTTCCCTAATCACCCCCATCCTGCCCCACCAGGATAACAGCAGGGCAcagtgaggacacacacacacacacacacacacacacacacacacacacacacacacacacacacacacacacacacacacacacacacacacacacacacacacacacacacacacacacacacacacacacggttgtcTCCTATTTCTTTGGGATTGGGGGCGGATGCCCAATGGTAGATTGGGTGTGGACAGAGCAGAGGAGCTGAAGGGTGGGCACTGGTCACAAACCCTGGTgagggcagaggaaggagggggtacaGGGCTCGATAGGGCTGAGGTGGGGTGGATAGTGAGTACAGGCATGGCTTTGTGTGGCTCCTTTTGGCGACAACAACAGTTCTGTTTACCAACGAGGTGAGTTGACACTGAGTCTGGTGCTGCATGACAAGAGACACAACCAGAGTGATGATAACTGGTAATGTCCTCATCAGCCAGATGTGATTTGCTTATCTGAGAAAGTGTGTATAGTATTTAGACTGTGTGTACCGtattgagactgtgagtgtgtattgtattgagacagtgagtgtgtattgtattgagacagtgagtgtgtattgtattgagacagtgagtgtgtattgtattgagacagtgagtgtgtattgtattgagattgtgagtgtgtaccgtattgagattgtgagtgtgtaccgtattgagattgtgagtgtgtattgtagtgagactgtgagtgtgtagtgtagtgagactgtgagtgtgtattgtagtgagattgtgagtgtgtattgtagtgagactgtgagtgtgtatcgtattgagacagtgagtgtgtattgtattgagacagtgagtgtgtattgtagtgagacagtgagtgtgtattgtattgagacagtgagtgtgtattgtattgagacagtgagtgtgtattgtatggagactgtgagtgtgtattgtattgagactgtgagtgtgtatcgtatggagactgtgagtgtgtattgtattgagacagtgagtgtgtattgtattgagactgtgagtgtgtattgtattgagacagtgagtgtgtaccgtattgagacagtgagtgtgtattgtagtgagactgtgagtgtgtattgtattgagacagtgagtgtgtattgtagtgagattgtgagtgtgtattgtagtgagactgtgagtgtgaatcgtattgagacagtgagtgtgtaccgtattgagactgagtgtgtattgtagtgagactgtgagtgtgaatcgtattgagacagtgagtgtgtattgtagtgagactgtgagtgtgtaccgtattgagattgtgagtgtgtaccgtattgagattgtgagtgtgtattgtagtgagactgtgagtgtgtattgtattgagacagtgagtgtgtattgtagtgagactgtgagtgtgtattgtattgagacagtgagtgtgtattgtagtgagactgtgagtgtgtattgtagtgagacagtgagtgtgtattgtagtgagactgtgagtgtgtatcgtattgagacagtgagtgtgtattgtattgagacagtgagtgtgtattgtagtgagactgtgagtgtgtatcgtattgagactgtgagtgtgaattgtagtgagactgtgagtgtgtattgtttcaactgttctgccttactattattcgaccatgctggtcatttatgaacatttgaacatcttggccatgttctgttataatttccacccggcacagctagaagaggactggccaccccacatatgctctctctaattctctctttctttctctctctcggaggacctgagctctaggaccgtgccccaggactaactgacatgatgactccttgctgtccccagtccacctgactgtgctgctgctccagtttcaactgttctgccttattattattcgaccatgctggtcatttatgaacatttgaacatcttggccatgttctgttataatctccacccggcacagccagaagaggactggccaccccacatagcctggtctaggtttcttcctaggttttggcctttctctggagtttttcctagccaccgtgcttctacacatgcattgcttgctgtttggggttttagcctgggtttctgtacag encodes:
- the LOC118363154 gene encoding gap junction beta-2 protein-like, with protein sequence MTWGTLYTQLAGVNRHSTSLGKVWLSVLFIFRVTVLVLAAESVWGDEQSDFVCNTLQPGCENVCYDHFFPVSHIRLWCLQLIFVSTPALLVAMYVAYRNHSDKRQVLQQGSVGGRCRSDKAQAAEEAELESLRRRRLPIAGPLWWTYACSLVFRLLFEGGFMYALYVLYDGFQMPRLVQCDQWPCPNVVDCFVSRPTEKTVFTVFMAASSCVCMALNMAELAYLVAKAIARCPSSRRRGGKQKGKGANCFSTSSKDKTLQQNKKNEKLLSSSSSGSTCSKAV